A segment of the Frankineae bacterium MT45 genome:
CTGGCCGACGACCAACTGCTGCTGCGCGCCACCTTCGGCCTGCTGATCAATTCGATCGCCGACATGGAGGTGGTCGGTGAGGCCGGCACCGGGGTCGAGGCGGTGCAGGTCGCGCGGGCGCGCAAACCCGATGTGATTGTGATGGACATTCGGATGCCTGAGATGGATGGCATCGAGGCGACGCGCGCGATCTTCGCCGAGCCGGAACTGGCGGCGACAAAGATCATCATCCTCACCACGTTCGAGGTCGAGGAGATGATCGTCGACGCCCTCCGAGCCGGGGCGAGCGGATTTCTCGGCAAGGGCGTCGAGCCGGCCACTCTGTTGGAGGCCATCCGGCTGGTCGCCGCCGGCGAATCACTGCTGTCGCCGGCCGCGACGGCGGCGGTGATATCCCATGTTGTTGCGCGGCCGGCAGCGGGTTCGCCACCCCTGGTCTCCACCCGCCTTGAGGAATTGACGGCCCGGGAACGCGAGATCCTGACGCTGGTCGGCCTAGGCCTATCCAACGACGAGATCGCCGCCACGGCGTTCATCAGCCCAGCCACCGCGAAGACGCACGTCAACCGCACGATGACCAAACTCGGCGCTCGGGACCGGGCGCAGCTGGTCATCATCGCCTATGAGAACGGACTCGTCGTACCCGGGCAGTCAAGCGCGCCCCTGACGTAGCCGTCCCCCTCCCGTCGGCTACATTTCCGGCACCGCGAGACCGGATCCAACGCGGCCGACTGAAACCGGCCGGAGTTGGGTAGAGAGACTCCGTGGAGACAACCGAACATCACCGTGCCCTCCCGGACGGCCCTCGATGCTGACCCTGCTCGTACCCGTCGGGTTGGTGGCGATCGCCGCCGTCGCAGTGCTGGCGACCCTCACCTGGTCCGCTTGGTTCGGCGTGCTCGCCGTGATCCTGCTCCTGGTCGCTGGGTTGGCCGTCTACGACGTCACCCAGCGCAAGCACTCGGTGCTGCGCAACTACCCGGTGGTCGGGCATCTGCGCTACCTGCTGGAGAAG
Coding sequences within it:
- a CDS encoding two component transcriptional regulator, LuxR family, whose amino-acid sequence is MTIRVVLADDQLLLRATFGLLINSIADMEVVGEAGTGVEAVQVARARKPDVIVMDIRMPEMDGIEATRAIFAEPELAATKIIILTTFEVEEMIVDALRAGASGFLGKGVEPATLLEAIRLVAAGESLLSPAATAAVISHVVARPAAGSPPLVSTRLEELTAREREILTLVGLGLSNDEIAATAFISPATAKTHVNRTMTKLGARDRAQLVIIAYENGLVVPGQSSAPLT